A genomic stretch from Mycobacterium cookii includes:
- a CDS encoding alpha/beta fold hydrolase produces MASNSHRRATILTAALLGGTAAAARAALVRRRSAEPRATVSVLDLTPNHRAGTGTPLLLLHGIGGIWQAWSPVLPYLEPHHDVIVPTLHGHAGGPALDSGVVPSVQALVDGIEAELDRLGLPTVHIAGNSLGGWIGIELARRGRARSLVLLSPAGAWRSPRRLRATAHGIRFSFGALARNSSRAEAIAARRVMRWAMLAAQVAHPHRVPRETLVTYIHASGQSPVVEPLLRVLHLTPVDPLPADRDYPVRLVWAERDRILPFKHFGSPMLERLPGAELIRLSGVGHVPMSDDPAGVAELILEVTRAVDDAAASTPGGDGLARQRN; encoded by the coding sequence ATGGCGAGCAACTCGCACCGACGGGCGACCATCCTGACCGCGGCCCTGCTCGGCGGAACCGCCGCGGCGGCGCGAGCCGCGCTCGTCCGGCGCCGCTCCGCCGAGCCCCGCGCAACAGTGTCCGTCCTGGATCTGACCCCGAACCACCGCGCCGGGACGGGCACGCCGCTGCTGTTGCTGCACGGGATCGGGGGCATTTGGCAAGCCTGGTCGCCGGTGCTGCCATACCTGGAACCGCACCACGATGTGATCGTGCCGACCCTTCACGGACACGCGGGCGGCCCGGCGCTGGACTCCGGCGTGGTGCCATCAGTCCAAGCGCTGGTGGACGGCATCGAGGCCGAGCTCGATCGGCTGGGCCTGCCGACCGTGCACATCGCCGGCAACTCACTCGGCGGGTGGATCGGCATCGAGCTTGCCCGCCGGGGACGCGCTCGGTCACTCGTTCTGCTCAGCCCGGCCGGGGCTTGGCGTTCGCCTCGCCGACTCCGGGCGACCGCGCACGGCATCAGGTTCTCGTTCGGCGCGCTCGCCCGCAATTCGTCGCGGGCAGAAGCGATCGCCGCACGGCGCGTGATGCGCTGGGCGATGTTGGCCGCCCAGGTGGCGCATCCGCATCGGGTGCCCCGCGAGACGTTGGTGACCTACATCCATGCCAGCGGTCAGTCCCCGGTCGTCGAGCCACTGTTGCGGGTGCTCCACCTCACCCCGGTAGACCCATTGCCCGCGGACCGGGACTACCCCGTGCGCCTGGTGTGGGCCGAACGCGATCGCATCCTGCCGTTCAAGCACTTCGGCTCGCCCATGCTCGAACGCCTGCCGGGAGCGGAGCTCATCCGCCTCAGCGGTGTCGGCCACGTGCCGATGTCCGACGACCCCGCCGGTGTCGCCGAGTTGATCCTCGAAGTGACCCGTGCCGTCGACGACGCGGCAGCCTCGACACCGGGAGGTGATGGTCTTGCCCGGCAAAGAAACTGA
- a CDS encoding NAD(P)-dependent alcohol dehydrogenase — protein sequence MHISAAVVQEVGAPFSMADVELQEPASDEVLVQIAGVGICHTDIAVKEGHLPFQLPGVLGHEGSGTVVSVGGDVTAVAVGDHVAISFNSCGMCPRCAMGESAYCHNFLEYNFSGVRSDGTSGLTSAGTKLGANFFGQSSLATHALAHERNVVKLPSDVPVELVGPLGCGIQTGAGAVFNSLDVQPESAVVVAGAGAVGLSAVMAAVVREASSIIAVDLHESRRTLATELGATHTIDPQAGPLADQIREIVPAGVDYAIDTTAVTPVVEQLLASLGMRGMLGLIGVPADPDAVFSVGLFQPPLLGLTIRGIVEGDSDPQTFIPYLLDLHRQGKFPFDKLITTMPMAQINEAVAAQHRGEVLKVVLTP from the coding sequence ATGCACATTTCAGCCGCAGTAGTGCAGGAGGTGGGAGCGCCGTTCAGCATGGCCGATGTCGAACTTCAAGAACCGGCATCCGACGAAGTGCTGGTACAGATCGCCGGAGTCGGCATCTGCCACACCGACATCGCGGTCAAGGAAGGCCATCTGCCGTTTCAACTGCCAGGCGTCCTGGGCCACGAAGGCAGCGGAACCGTGGTCTCGGTCGGTGGCGACGTCACGGCGGTTGCCGTCGGTGACCATGTCGCGATCAGCTTCAACAGCTGCGGTATGTGTCCTCGGTGCGCCATGGGCGAATCGGCGTACTGCCACAACTTCCTCGAATACAACTTCAGCGGAGTGCGCTCGGACGGAACCTCCGGACTGACTTCCGCCGGCACCAAATTGGGTGCAAATTTCTTCGGCCAGTCGTCGCTGGCCACCCATGCGCTCGCCCACGAACGCAACGTGGTCAAGTTGCCGTCGGACGTACCCGTCGAATTGGTCGGACCTCTTGGCTGCGGGATCCAGACCGGCGCCGGCGCAGTATTCAATTCGCTTGACGTGCAACCCGAGTCGGCGGTGGTGGTCGCCGGCGCGGGAGCGGTGGGCCTGTCGGCCGTGATGGCCGCGGTGGTCCGCGAGGCCAGCTCGATCATTGCTGTCGACCTCCACGAAAGCAGGCGGACGCTGGCCACCGAGCTCGGCGCCACCCACACCATCGATCCGCAAGCCGGTCCGCTGGCCGACCAGATCCGGGAGATCGTGCCGGCCGGAGTCGATTACGCCATCGACACCACCGCCGTGACCCCGGTCGTCGAACAGCTGCTGGCCTCCCTCGGGATGCGGGGAATGCTCGGGCTGATCGGTGTACCGGCCGATCCCGACGCGGTCTTCTCGGTCGGCCTGTTCCAGCCGCCGTTGCTCGGGCTCACCATTCGAGGCATCGTCGAGGGCGACTCCGATCCGCAGACCTTCATCCCCTACCTGCTGGATCTTCATCGTCAGGGCAAATTCCCGTTCGACAAGCTGATCACGACGATGCCGATGGCACAGATCAACGAGGCGGTCGCCGCCCAGCACCGCGGCGAAGTCCTCAAGGTCGTACTGACACCCTGA
- a CDS encoding HAD-IB family hydrolase yields MTGTPAPVIAVDELIERIKTGPAGRSVAAFFDFDGTLIQGYSAGALYAHRARNLELGPDELIRTLRAAIGGPLTEEAFKDLVTQGIRGWVGRQDDDLMELGEQLFAQQIAGALFHGAWRLVRAHQNRGHTVVIATSATRMQAQPIARELGVEHVLCTELQTEHGVLTGGVVGRPPWGEGKLAAVKEFARRRRIPLKNSHAYANGAEDVPLLEGVGFPHPVNPEPLLARRAEERGWQLLRFSGKRSRLHPVALARTSALFGSFAAAVGVGALAGALTVDRRHGVDAATRLFGRVGGQLSNVRVTVLDEHHSTRRPAVFLINHQSTLIDALVTSRVVQRGFSVMAKAEVKQIPVLGQLLTLADVAFVDRANTSQAISAMQPVVEKLRAGISIVLAPEGTRSLSPRVGAFKKGGFHLARDAGVPIVPIVIRNAGEIMWRNAKVVQEGTIEVVVHEPVPTTDWTRDDLNEWVSRTRQLYVDTLDDWPGIDAAKRWSDAIAQGSGAVQR; encoded by the coding sequence ATGACCGGCACGCCAGCACCGGTGATCGCTGTCGACGAATTGATCGAGCGCATCAAGACAGGACCTGCCGGTCGGAGCGTGGCGGCGTTCTTCGACTTCGACGGAACGTTGATCCAGGGGTACTCGGCCGGCGCGCTCTACGCGCACCGCGCCCGCAATCTCGAACTCGGACCCGACGAGCTCATCCGGACATTGCGCGCCGCGATCGGCGGTCCCCTCACCGAGGAGGCATTCAAAGACCTTGTCACGCAGGGCATCCGGGGCTGGGTCGGACGCCAAGACGACGACCTCATGGAATTGGGCGAGCAACTCTTCGCTCAGCAGATCGCCGGCGCGCTCTTTCACGGGGCGTGGCGATTGGTACGCGCCCACCAGAATCGCGGCCACACCGTTGTCATCGCGACCTCGGCGACGCGGATGCAGGCGCAGCCCATTGCCCGGGAATTGGGTGTCGAGCATGTCTTGTGCACCGAGCTCCAGACCGAGCACGGCGTGCTCACCGGTGGCGTCGTGGGACGTCCGCCGTGGGGGGAGGGCAAACTCGCCGCGGTCAAGGAGTTCGCCAGACGTCGACGCATCCCGCTGAAAAACAGCCATGCCTACGCCAACGGCGCCGAGGACGTCCCGCTGCTCGAAGGTGTCGGGTTCCCCCACCCGGTCAACCCGGAGCCGCTGCTGGCCCGTCGAGCAGAAGAGCGCGGGTGGCAACTCCTGCGGTTTTCCGGCAAGCGAAGCCGCCTGCATCCCGTGGCGCTGGCCAGGACGTCGGCGTTGTTCGGGAGCTTCGCCGCGGCGGTGGGCGTGGGCGCGCTGGCCGGGGCGTTGACCGTGGATCGCCGCCACGGGGTCGACGCGGCCACGCGGCTGTTCGGCCGTGTCGGTGGACAATTGAGCAACGTCCGGGTCACGGTCCTCGACGAGCATCACAGCACGCGACGGCCGGCGGTGTTTCTCATCAACCATCAGAGCACGTTGATCGACGCACTGGTCACCTCGCGGGTGGTCCAGCGCGGCTTCAGCGTCATGGCCAAAGCCGAAGTGAAACAGATCCCGGTGCTCGGGCAGTTGCTCACGCTGGCCGATGTCGCGTTCGTCGACCGGGCAAACACGTCTCAGGCCATCTCGGCAATGCAGCCCGTGGTGGAAAAGCTACGCGCCGGGATCTCGATCGTGTTGGCGCCCGAAGGCACTCGGTCGCTGAGCCCGCGCGTCGGCGCATTCAAAAAGGGCGGCTTTCACCTGGCCCGCGACGCCGGGGTGCCGATCGTTCCGATCGTCATTCGCAACGCAGGCGAGATCATGTGGCGCAATGCCAAGGTGGTTCAGGAAGGCACGATCGAAGTCGTTGTCCACGAACCGGTTCCGACCACCGACTGGACGCGGGACGACCTGAACGAATGGGTGTCGCGGACGCGCCAGTTGTATGTCGACACATTGGACGATTGGCCGGGTATCGACGCGGCAAAGAGGTGGTCGGATGCGATCGCGCAGGGATCCGGAGCGGTGCAGCGATGA
- a CDS encoding 1-acyl-sn-glycerol-3-phosphate acyltransferase, producing the protein MTSLHDRFTRVLGAKASAGRSSDEAEALLGSDDFHRATTQLASQLGRDATDVHAEAVGYVREMAATHVPSVVRTWKALSAWMVRGFQVVVDDDEVARLRALDRDHALIFLISHRSYLDQFSFPPRLTREGISPTFGLAGANLNFFPLGTMARRNGFIPVRRSTGDVPVYRLALRALVGQMVASGRNLVWSIEGGRTRTGKLRTPRYGLLRYVTDAVESVGSQQTLAVPVSILFDQLPLHEVKLMTEESRGLPKKPENARWLLSYARGLRYRLGHIYINFAAPVPLYERMVALRAEGLNDRQIVERIALDICHRLNQVTPVTATAAVCVAMLGEDRALTLDEVCATVAPLARYLRARGWPVAGRADLTDRATVSRTLRDLVGSGVLSCYSEGPSTVWGIGGDQHLIAAVYRNSAVHVLVMRAIAELALLAIVRTPGATKRTGWERASAVRELLKFDFFFAGRAEFADELWNEFAIMTGRGHDPGAPLDPDEAMRSLTESELLVAHLVLRPFIDAYRVMAEELLSSGTVRDVDEPALLERCLRLARQWSLQHRITEESVSADMFTAALKMARHRGLLDPAAAESDIAVGREALVAELDDLQRSIGELAQLRRDFVTV; encoded by the coding sequence ATGACGTCGCTGCACGACCGGTTCACCAGGGTGCTCGGTGCGAAAGCGTCCGCCGGCCGGTCGTCAGACGAAGCCGAGGCACTGCTCGGGTCTGACGACTTTCATCGCGCCACAACGCAATTAGCTTCGCAACTGGGCCGCGATGCGACCGACGTGCACGCCGAGGCGGTCGGCTATGTACGCGAGATGGCGGCCACTCATGTCCCATCCGTCGTGCGCACCTGGAAAGCATTGTCCGCATGGATGGTTCGTGGCTTTCAGGTCGTCGTCGACGACGACGAGGTGGCCCGACTGCGGGCCCTCGACCGCGACCACGCATTGATCTTCTTGATCTCGCACCGGTCTTACCTGGATCAGTTCTCGTTTCCGCCGCGCCTCACCCGGGAAGGTATCTCGCCGACCTTCGGGCTCGCCGGCGCCAACCTCAACTTTTTCCCGCTGGGCACGATGGCCCGACGCAACGGATTCATCCCGGTCCGGCGCTCGACGGGCGACGTACCGGTGTATCGGTTGGCCCTGCGCGCGCTCGTCGGCCAGATGGTGGCCAGTGGCCGCAACCTGGTGTGGTCGATCGAAGGGGGCCGCACACGCACCGGCAAGTTGCGGACCCCGCGGTACGGATTGCTGCGGTATGTCACCGATGCCGTCGAATCCGTGGGCTCACAGCAGACGCTCGCCGTTCCCGTCTCGATTCTCTTCGACCAGTTGCCGCTGCACGAAGTCAAACTGATGACAGAGGAATCGCGTGGGCTTCCCAAGAAGCCCGAGAACGCGCGCTGGTTGTTGAGTTACGCACGCGGCCTTCGGTATCGGCTGGGCCATATCTACATCAACTTCGCTGCGCCGGTGCCGCTGTACGAGCGCATGGTGGCGTTGCGCGCCGAGGGGCTGAACGACCGGCAAATCGTCGAGCGGATCGCGCTCGACATCTGCCACCGCCTCAACCAGGTCACACCGGTGACTGCGACAGCCGCGGTGTGCGTTGCGATGCTCGGTGAAGACCGTGCCCTGACACTCGACGAAGTGTGCGCCACGGTCGCGCCGCTGGCCCGGTACCTGCGCGCCCGCGGCTGGCCCGTCGCCGGGAGGGCCGACCTCACCGACCGCGCTACGGTCTCGCGGACGCTGCGCGACTTGGTCGGCTCCGGGGTGTTGTCGTGCTACTCCGAAGGGCCGAGCACGGTGTGGGGGATCGGCGGCGACCAGCATCTGATCGCGGCGGTCTACCGCAACAGCGCGGTCCATGTCCTGGTGATGAGGGCGATCGCCGAGCTTGCCTTGCTGGCCATCGTCCGGACGCCGGGGGCCACCAAGCGCACGGGATGGGAAAGGGCGTCGGCGGTCCGCGAACTGCTCAAATTCGACTTCTTCTTCGCCGGGCGTGCCGAGTTCGCCGACGAATTGTGGAATGAGTTCGCGATCATGACCGGCCGCGGCCACGACCCCGGGGCGCCGCTGGATCCCGATGAGGCGATGCGCAGTTTGACCGAAAGCGAGCTACTTGTAGCACATCTCGTGCTCAGGCCCTTCATCGACGCGTACCGGGTGATGGCTGAGGAGTTGCTCAGCAGCGGCACTGTGCGCGACGTGGACGAGCCCGCGCTGCTCGAGAGGTGTCTTCGGCTCGCTCGTCAGTGGTCCCTGCAGCACCGCATCACCGAAGAGTCGGTGTCGGCCGATATGTTCACCGCCGCCCTGAAGATGGCCCGTCACCGCGGGCTTCTCGACCCCGCTGCCGCGGAGTCCGATATTGCCGTCGGTCGGGAAGCCCTTGTCGCCGAGCTCGACGACCTGCAGCGGTCAATCGGTGAACTGGCCCAGCTGCGTCGGGACTTCGTGACGGTATGA